The proteins below come from a single Cervus elaphus chromosome 4, mCerEla1.1, whole genome shotgun sequence genomic window:
- the KPTN gene encoding KICSTOR complex protein kaptin isoform X1 — protein MMGEAAVAAGPCPLREDSFTRFSSQSNVYGLAGGAGGRGELLAATLKGKVLGFRYQDLRQKIRPVAKELQFNYIPVDAEIVSIDTFNKSPPKRGLVVGITFIKDSGDKGSPFLNIYCDYEPGSEYNLDSIAQSCLNLELQFTPFQLCHAEVQVGDQLETVFLLSGNDPAIHLYKENEGLHQFEEQPVENLFPELTNLTSSVLWLDVHNLTGTSRRISALGCQSGYVRVAHVDQQSRGDDGAGLGHEVLQTWTILQDGPISRVIVFSLSAPEETEDRPQREEYSVLVASMLEPAVVYRDLLSRGLEDQLLLPGSDQFDSVLCGLVTDIDLDGRPEVLVATYGQELLCYKYCGPGRGLPGDQRGFRLLWRRGFSSPLLAMAHVDLTGDGLRELAVVSLKGVHILQHSLIQASELVLTRLRRQVEQRRRQPQKLGDRVGSGPVETPAS, from the exons ATGATGGGGGAGGCGGCCGTGGCCGCAGGGCCTTGCCCGCTGCGCGAGGACAGCTTCACACGCTTCTCGTCGCAGAGCAATGTGTATGGGCTGGCAGGAGGCGCGGGCGGGCGCGGGGAGCTGCTGGCCGCCACCCTTAAAGGCAAGGTGCTAGGCTTCCGCTACCAAGACCTCCGACAGAAAATCCGGCCCGTGGCCAAGGAGCTGCAGTTCAATTACATTCCCG TGGATGCAGAGATTGTCTCCATTGACACCTTCAACAAGTCACCCCCAAAGCGGGGTCTGGTTGTGGGGATCACGTTCATTAAG GATTCTGGAGACAAGGGCAGCCCCTTCCTTAACATTTACTGTGACTACGAGCCTGGCTCTGAGTACAACCTGGACTCCATTGCCC AGAGCTGCCTAAACCTGGAGCTCCAGTTCACTCCTTTCCAACTATGCCACGCAGA GGTCCAGGTCGGGGATCAACTGGAGACCGTGTTTCTCCTGAGTGGGAATGACCCAGCCATTCATCTGTACAAGGAG AACGAGGGACTGCATCAGTTTGAAGAACAGCCTGTGGAAAACCTCTTCCCAGAGCTCACAAACCTGACCAGTAG CGTCCTGTGGCTTGACGTGCACAACCTGACCGGGACATCCCGGCGAATCTCAGCTCTGGGCTGTCAGAGCGGTTACGTCCGCGTCGCCCACGTGGACCAGCAGAGTCGCGGTGATGACGGGGCGGGGCTCGGACATG AGGTCCTGCAGACATGGACCATCCTTCAGGACGGCCCCATTTCCCGAGTGATCGTGTTCAGCCTTTCGGCCCCCGAGG agacGGAGGACAGGCCACAGCGGGAGGAATACAGCGTGCTGGTGGCCAGCATGTTGGAGCCGGCAGTGGTATACCG GGACCTGCTGAGCCGGGGGCTCGAAGACCAGCTTCTCCTGCCAGGCAGCGACCAGTTTGACAGTGTTCTCTGTGGCCTGGTCACCGACATTGATCTGGACGGGCGGCCGGAAGTGCTGGTGGCCACCTATGGACAG gaGCTGCTCTGTTACAAGTACTGCGGCCCCGGGCGCGGGCTCCCCGGGGACCAGCGTGGCTTCCGCTTGCTGTGGCGGCGGGGCTTCTCCAGCCCCCTGCTGGCCATGGCACACGTGGACCTGACTGGGGACGGGCTGCGCGAGCTGGCCGTGGTCTCCCTGAAGGGCGTGCACATCCTGCAG CACAGCCTGATCCAGGCCTCAGAGCTGGTCCTGACCCGGCTTCGGCGTCAAGTGGAGCAGAGGAGACGTCAGCCACAGAAGCTGGGGGACAGGGTGGGTTCCGGGCCCGTGGAGACCCCAGCTTCCTGA
- the KPTN gene encoding KICSTOR complex protein kaptin isoform X2, giving the protein MMGEAAVAAGPCPLREDSFTRFSSQSNVYGLAGGAGGRGELLAATLKGKVLGFRYQDLRQKIRPVAKELQFNYIPVDAEIVSIDTFNKSPPKRGLVVGITFIKDSGDKGSPFLNIYCDYEPGSEYNLDSIAQSCLNLELQFTPFQLCHAEVQVGDQLETVFLLSGNDPAIHLYKENEGLHQFEEQPVENLFPELTNLTSSVLWLDVHNLTGTSRRISALGCQSGYVRVAHVDQQSREVLQTWTILQDGPISRVIVFSLSAPEETEDRPQREEYSVLVASMLEPAVVYRDLLSRGLEDQLLLPGSDQFDSVLCGLVTDIDLDGRPEVLVATYGQELLCYKYCGPGRGLPGDQRGFRLLWRRGFSSPLLAMAHVDLTGDGLRELAVVSLKGVHILQHSLIQASELVLTRLRRQVEQRRRQPQKLGDRVGSGPVETPAS; this is encoded by the exons ATGATGGGGGAGGCGGCCGTGGCCGCAGGGCCTTGCCCGCTGCGCGAGGACAGCTTCACACGCTTCTCGTCGCAGAGCAATGTGTATGGGCTGGCAGGAGGCGCGGGCGGGCGCGGGGAGCTGCTGGCCGCCACCCTTAAAGGCAAGGTGCTAGGCTTCCGCTACCAAGACCTCCGACAGAAAATCCGGCCCGTGGCCAAGGAGCTGCAGTTCAATTACATTCCCG TGGATGCAGAGATTGTCTCCATTGACACCTTCAACAAGTCACCCCCAAAGCGGGGTCTGGTTGTGGGGATCACGTTCATTAAG GATTCTGGAGACAAGGGCAGCCCCTTCCTTAACATTTACTGTGACTACGAGCCTGGCTCTGAGTACAACCTGGACTCCATTGCCC AGAGCTGCCTAAACCTGGAGCTCCAGTTCACTCCTTTCCAACTATGCCACGCAGA GGTCCAGGTCGGGGATCAACTGGAGACCGTGTTTCTCCTGAGTGGGAATGACCCAGCCATTCATCTGTACAAGGAG AACGAGGGACTGCATCAGTTTGAAGAACAGCCTGTGGAAAACCTCTTCCCAGAGCTCACAAACCTGACCAGTAG CGTCCTGTGGCTTGACGTGCACAACCTGACCGGGACATCCCGGCGAATCTCAGCTCTGGGCTGTCAGAGCGGTTACGTCCGCGTCGCCCACGTGGACCAGCAGAGTCGCG AGGTCCTGCAGACATGGACCATCCTTCAGGACGGCCCCATTTCCCGAGTGATCGTGTTCAGCCTTTCGGCCCCCGAGG agacGGAGGACAGGCCACAGCGGGAGGAATACAGCGTGCTGGTGGCCAGCATGTTGGAGCCGGCAGTGGTATACCG GGACCTGCTGAGCCGGGGGCTCGAAGACCAGCTTCTCCTGCCAGGCAGCGACCAGTTTGACAGTGTTCTCTGTGGCCTGGTCACCGACATTGATCTGGACGGGCGGCCGGAAGTGCTGGTGGCCACCTATGGACAG gaGCTGCTCTGTTACAAGTACTGCGGCCCCGGGCGCGGGCTCCCCGGGGACCAGCGTGGCTTCCGCTTGCTGTGGCGGCGGGGCTTCTCCAGCCCCCTGCTGGCCATGGCACACGTGGACCTGACTGGGGACGGGCTGCGCGAGCTGGCCGTGGTCTCCCTGAAGGGCGTGCACATCCTGCAG CACAGCCTGATCCAGGCCTCAGAGCTGGTCCTGACCCGGCTTCGGCGTCAAGTGGAGCAGAGGAGACGTCAGCCACAGAAGCTGGGGGACAGGGTGGGTTCCGGGCCCGTGGAGACCCCAGCTTCCTGA